The bacterium genome has a segment encoding these proteins:
- a CDS encoding helix-turn-helix transcriptional regulator, whose protein sequence is MREQEILALVAPGLADTEISSRLDITESIVKGHLENIPANLHLRNRVELAPSR, encoded by the coding sequence GTGCGAGAGCAGGAGATCCTGGCCCTGGTTGCGCCCGGCTTGGCCGACACGGAGATTTCGTCCCGTCTGGACATCACTGAGAGTATCGTCAAGGGCCACCTAGAGAACATCCCGGCCAATCTTCATCTGCGTAACCGAGTCGAGCTAGCTCCCTCGCGCTGA